From Balneola sp. MJW-20:
TCATCCCGTCTTGTATCTCACGGGTGTCGGTATACTTTTCACTTGCGAGCTGCTCAGGAGATACTGCAATATCACGGATATTCAGTACTATGAAGTAGTCGTAATCCACATCCATCGTTTCATAGGTACTGTATTGTATCCACTGGTTGTTTAATTCTGCCAGGCCAATTTTACGCAACTCTTCGTCGAAACGTGCGGGCAACACTGATTCTGAATTATTCTCGATCACAAAGAGCACCTGGTTCGTACCCATGATCTGGGCTTCCGCGATCCTTGCATTAACGTCCCGGTAATTAGGATATAAATTCCGGGCACGGTCAAATTCATAAAAAGCGGCTCTCGCATTCTGTCTTCCTCCTGCCTCCAGGAACTCCATTCCCTGGTTATAGGACACCTCAGCAGCCTGCTCTTTGGAGGCTATGAGTTCGTCATCGTAGTTTACCAGTTGAAACTGGTTCATTAATCGGGTGGGAAGGGTTTTAATGCGATCCTGGCGATAATCCAGTCTTTCATACAAACGGTAGATCGCTACATAATTATCAGCTCTCCCCTCTTTTTCCAGGAAGGCGATCTCTTCACGATCAAATGTATTCGCTTTTGTATAAGCCTCTTTGAGAACTCTCAGTTCTTTATCATTCCCGGCATTCTTTCTCAGTTTCTTTACTGATTTTTCTATGGCTGCATCATAGCGACCTTTTTGAAGCAGCTTGGAAGACGAATTACAGGAAACCAGCAATATGGCTGATATAAAAAGTATCAGAGTTGAACGTAACATAATAATGGGGATCTGTCTGTAGATTATTAGCTGAATGTACCGTTTAGAAGATTGAAATGGTACAAAGGCAAGATAATACTATTACAAAGCTGTTACGTTAGAATCGATTTAGATGCGGGAAACTGGTTATTGGCGCAGAGAGCCTTTTACCAGCGGAGCAGATTGATCTTGGTAACGTCAACCGTAAGGTTATTCCTGAAGATCGCAATGATGATCGCCAGTCCCACCACCGCTTCAGCAGCTGCTACCGCCAGAGAGAAAAATACCAGGATCTGTCCGTCTATATTTCCATGATAACTGCTGAATGATGCCAGGCTAAGGTTAACCGCGTTCAGCATCAGTTCCACACACATAAAGATCACAATAGCATTTCTGCGGATCAGTACACCAATAATACCGATGGTGAACATGATTGCACTTAAGCCTAAGAACCAGTCAATTCCAATCATTTCTTAACCCTCAACTTTTTTGATCTTATGTTGTGCGATCATAAGTGCTCCGACCACTGCGGCTGTAAGCAGTACTGCAGTCATCTCAAATGGCAGCAAATAAGTTGTGAAGAGCACATTTCCGACTCCTTCTACCGTGCCGACAGTTGCCATATTCTCAGAGATCTCCGGCAGCATTTCAGTCACACCACCGAGAGAGTAAATTACTTGTCCTGTTACTGCTACCCCAAGAACAAAAGCCAGCAAGTACTTGAAGCGGAAGGTATCGAATAGTTTTTCCTCATCCTGTACATTTAAAAGCATGATCACGAACAAAAACAGAACCATGATCGCCCCTGCGTATACCAGGATCTGTATGATCGCCAGGAATTGAGCATTCAGTAATAAATAAATACCAGCCAGCGAT
This genomic window contains:
- the nuoK gene encoding NADH-quinone oxidoreductase subunit NuoK; translated protein: MIGIDWFLGLSAIMFTIGIIGVLIRRNAIVIFMCVELMLNAVNLSLASFSSYHGNIDGQILVFFSLAVAAAEAVVGLAIIIAIFRNNLTVDVTKINLLRW
- a CDS encoding NADH-quinone oxidoreductase subunit J, yielding MAVYIFTLLAVLAVASALAMIINKNVVNSALFLVLNMVSLAGIYLLLNAQFLAIIQILVYAGAIMVLFLFVIMLLNVQDEEKLFDTFRFKYLLAFVLGVAVTGQVIYSLGGVTEMLPEISENMATVGTVEGVGNVLFTTYLLPFEMTAVLLTAAVVGALMIAQHKIKKVEG